The following proteins are co-located in the Mesorhizobium australicum WSM2073 genome:
- a CDS encoding SAM-dependent methyltransferase, which produces MTHGEHHGIAPGDAVRLDEFNFAEIVKGLPAKARMVLSAAMNLPRGSLKVWMPDGRAVLVGGKAPGPDAELVLKNWRLPGRAFSGGTIGVAESYMDGDWESPDVTSFLELFVVNSAFGERVAGGASWLINTVQRIRHWFNENTRAGSKRNISAHYDLGNAFYKEWLDPSMTYSSALYANGVNDLESAQAAKYQALARDTGIGGKDHVLEIGCGWGGFAEFAAREIGCRVTGLTISREQHDFAKARIAKAGLDEKVDIKLQDYRDETGTYDRIASIEMFEAVGEKYWPVFFSKMKDCLKPGGMAGLQIITINEAAYDTYRARPDFIQRYVFPGGMLPTPSILKSLGAAHGLAHLRERVFPEDYARTLAEWRQRFRGSWEKIVPLGFDDRFKKLWEFYLHYCEAGFRASYIDVRQVVYKA; this is translated from the coding sequence ATGACACACGGGGAACATCATGGCATAGCACCGGGCGACGCGGTCAGGCTCGACGAGTTCAATTTCGCCGAGATCGTCAAGGGCCTGCCGGCCAAGGCGCGCATGGTGCTGTCGGCGGCGATGAACCTGCCGCGCGGCTCGCTGAAAGTCTGGATGCCGGACGGCCGCGCCGTTCTCGTCGGCGGAAAGGCGCCGGGGCCCGATGCCGAACTGGTGCTCAAGAACTGGCGCCTGCCGGGCCGCGCCTTTTCCGGCGGCACAATTGGTGTTGCCGAATCCTATATGGACGGCGATTGGGAAAGCCCTGACGTCACCAGCTTCCTGGAATTATTCGTGGTCAACTCCGCCTTCGGTGAGAGGGTTGCCGGCGGCGCCAGCTGGCTCATCAACACAGTCCAGCGCATCCGTCACTGGTTCAACGAGAACACACGCGCGGGATCGAAGCGCAATATCTCCGCGCACTACGATCTCGGCAACGCCTTCTACAAGGAATGGCTTGACCCGAGCATGACCTATTCCTCGGCGCTTTACGCGAATGGCGTCAACGATCTCGAGAGCGCCCAGGCCGCCAAATACCAGGCGCTGGCCAGGGATACCGGCATAGGCGGGAAGGATCATGTGCTGGAGATAGGCTGCGGCTGGGGCGGCTTTGCCGAATTCGCGGCACGCGAAATCGGTTGCCGGGTTACCGGATTGACCATCAGCCGCGAGCAGCACGACTTCGCCAAGGCGCGCATCGCCAAGGCCGGCCTTGACGAAAAGGTCGACATCAAGTTGCAGGATTACCGCGACGAAACGGGCACCTACGATCGCATCGCCTCGATCGAGATGTTCGAGGCGGTCGGCGAGAAATACTGGCCGGTGTTCTTCTCCAAGATGAAGGACTGCCTGAAGCCCGGCGGCATGGCTGGACTGCAGATCATCACCATCAACGAAGCCGCCTACGACACCTATCGCGCAAGGCCGGATTTCATCCAGCGCTACGTCTTCCCGGGCGGCATGCTGCCGACGCCGTCCATCTTGAAATCACTTGGCGCCGCGCACGGCCTTGCTCATCTGCGCGAACGCGTTTTCCCCGAAGACTATGCCCGTACACTTGCCGAATGGCGCCAGCGTTTTCGAGGGTCCTGGGAGAAAATCGTACCGCTCGGTTTCGACGATCGTTTCAAGAAACTCTGGGAGTTCTACCTGCACTATTGCGAAGCCGGCTTCCGAGCCAGCTACATCGATGTGCGCCAGGTGGTCTACAAGGCGTAG
- a CDS encoding bifunctional 2',3'-cyclic-nucleotide 2'-phosphodiesterase/3'-nucleotidase: protein MSQLLHPVSRRGLLAGAAATGALIVLHPFSARAQANQAHLRIMETTDIHVNVLPYDYYADKANDTMGLSRTASLIDAVRKEAANSMLIDNGDLLQGNPMGDYIAYEKGLKEGDLHPIMKGMNLLGYECSTLGNHEFNYGLSFLDKVLAGANFPFVCANLIRGTELAANPRDDKLYLKPYVILDKKIKDGSGSEQPIRVGIIGFVPPQIMVWDLKNLEGNVKTRDIVEAARAWVPRMKEEGADIVIALSHSGIDVKQGDMMENASFFVAGVEGIDAVFTGHQHLVFPGKKDFQALEGVDAQKGTLQGKPAVMGGFWGSHMGLIDLMLERDGSKWKVVSATSEARPIFERVDNKNKPTVPDDKRIIAALEQDHQATLAYVRRPVGKTSAPLYSYFALVADDPSVQVVSQAQTWYLKDILKSTQWKDVPLLSAAAPFKAGGRNGADYYTDVPAGDIAIKNVADLYLYPNTVRAVEITGAQVKEWLEMSAGIFNKIEAGKADQVLINTDFPSYNFDVIDGVTYRIDLSQPPKYDAKGGIANAGSNRIVELMFDGKPIDPAAKFVVATNNYRAGGGGNFPDINAAKIIYEAPDTNRDVIVRYIVSQDTINPSADDNWSFAPLPGTSVVFDTGVKAKDVIADVKSLKIEPAGEGEAGFARYRILL from the coding sequence ATGTCGCAACTGCTCCATCCCGTCTCTCGCCGTGGTCTCCTAGCCGGGGCCGCCGCCACAGGGGCGCTGATCGTGCTTCATCCCTTCTCCGCCCGGGCGCAGGCCAACCAGGCGCATCTAAGGATCATGGAAACCACCGATATCCATGTGAACGTGCTGCCTTATGACTACTACGCCGACAAAGCCAATGACACGATGGGCCTGTCGCGCACGGCCTCCCTCATCGACGCGGTGCGCAAGGAAGCCGCCAATTCGATGCTGATCGACAATGGCGACCTTTTGCAGGGCAACCCGATGGGCGACTACATCGCCTATGAGAAGGGCCTGAAGGAGGGCGATCTCCATCCGATCATGAAAGGCATGAACCTGCTCGGCTACGAGTGTTCGACACTGGGCAATCACGAATTCAACTATGGCCTGTCCTTTTTGGACAAGGTGCTGGCCGGCGCCAATTTCCCGTTCGTCTGCGCCAACCTGATCCGGGGTACCGAGCTTGCCGCCAACCCGCGCGACGACAAGCTCTACCTCAAGCCTTACGTAATCCTGGACAAGAAGATCAAGGACGGGTCAGGCTCGGAACAGCCGATCAGGGTCGGCATCATCGGTTTCGTGCCGCCGCAGATCATGGTCTGGGACCTCAAGAACCTCGAAGGCAACGTCAAGACACGCGACATTGTCGAAGCGGCGAGGGCGTGGGTGCCGCGGATGAAGGAGGAGGGCGCCGACATCGTCATCGCGCTCTCGCATTCCGGCATCGACGTCAAGCAGGGTGACATGATGGAGAATGCCTCGTTCTTCGTCGCCGGCGTCGAAGGCATCGACGCGGTCTTCACCGGCCACCAGCATCTGGTCTTCCCCGGCAAGAAAGATTTCCAGGCGCTCGAGGGCGTCGACGCACAGAAGGGGACGCTGCAAGGCAAGCCCGCCGTCATGGGCGGGTTCTGGGGCTCACATATGGGCCTGATCGACCTGATGCTGGAGCGCGACGGGTCGAAGTGGAAAGTGGTCTCGGCGACATCGGAGGCACGGCCGATCTTCGAGCGTGTCGACAACAAGAACAAGCCGACCGTCCCGGACGACAAGCGCATCATCGCCGCTCTCGAGCAGGACCACCAGGCGACGCTCGCCTATGTGCGCCGCCCTGTCGGCAAGACGTCCGCGCCGCTCTATTCCTATTTCGCGCTGGTCGCTGACGACCCGTCGGTGCAGGTCGTCAGCCAGGCGCAAACCTGGTACCTGAAGGACATATTGAAAAGCACACAGTGGAAGGACGTGCCGTTGCTGTCGGCGGCGGCCCCGTTCAAAGCCGGTGGACGCAACGGCGCCGATTACTATACCGATGTGCCGGCGGGCGACATCGCCATCAAGAACGTCGCCGACCTCTACCTCTATCCCAACACGGTGCGCGCCGTGGAAATCACCGGGGCTCAGGTCAAGGAATGGCTGGAAATGTCGGCCGGCATCTTCAACAAGATCGAGGCGGGGAAGGCTGACCAGGTCCTGATCAACACTGATTTTCCGTCCTACAATTTCGACGTCATCGACGGCGTCACCTACAGGATAGATCTGTCGCAGCCGCCGAAATACGATGCCAAGGGCGGCATCGCCAATGCCGGTTCCAATCGCATTGTTGAGCTTATGTTCGACGGAAAACCGATTGATCCGGCAGCGAAATTCGTCGTCGCGACCAACAATTACCGGGCTGGCGGCGGTGGCAATTTCCCCGACATCAATGCCGCGAAGATCATCTACGAGGCGCCGGACACCAACCGGGACGTCATCGTCCGCTACATCGTCAGCCAGGACACCATCAACCCGTCGGCCGACGACAACTGGTCGTTTGCGCCGTTGCCGGGAACCAGCGTCGTCTTCGACACCGGCGTCAAGGCAAAGGACGTCATCGCCGATGTGAAGTCGCTGAAGATCGAACCTGCCGGCGAGGGCGAAGCTGGCTTTGCCCGATATCGCATCCTTCTCTGA